The following are encoded in a window of Corynebacterium argentoratense DSM 44202 genomic DNA:
- the rpmD gene encoding 50S ribosomal protein L30, giving the protein MALKITQLKGTVGAKQNQKDSLRSLGLKRIRQSVVRPDTPEVRGMINVVRHMVVVEEVAGE; this is encoded by the coding sequence ATGGCCCTCAAGATTACACAGCTCAAGGGCACCGTTGGTGCTAAGCAGAACCAGAAGGACTCGCTGCGCAGCCTCGGCCTCAAGCGCATTCGCCAGTCGGTCGTACGCCCCGATACCCCCGAGGTTCGCGGCATGATCAACGTCGTGCGCCACATGGTCGTCGTTGAAGAAGTAGCAGGGGAGTAG
- the map gene encoding type I methionyl aminopeptidase, whose amino-acid sequence MGFRKKNKTIPAKTPAELDAMQAAGEIVGKALVAVKAAAAPGVTLKDLDDVAEQTIRDAGAVPTFLGYQGFPASICASVNDVIVHGIPTKETVLAEGDLVSIDCGATFEGWVGDSAWSFGVGELADDVQALNAATEWVLMEGLKAMVPGNRLTDVSHALEVATRKAEQRFGVQLGIVDGYGGHGIGRTMHEDPYLANEGKPGRGPVIQEGSVLAIEPMLTLGTVDSAVLEDDWTVVTLDGSWASHWEHTVAATAGGPRILTPRPAGA is encoded by the coding sequence ATGGGATTCCGCAAAAAGAACAAAACCATCCCCGCTAAAACTCCGGCGGAGCTTGACGCCATGCAGGCGGCCGGCGAGATCGTCGGCAAGGCACTGGTCGCGGTAAAGGCCGCAGCTGCTCCCGGGGTGACGTTGAAGGATCTTGATGACGTCGCGGAGCAGACGATCCGCGATGCTGGCGCGGTCCCCACGTTTTTGGGCTACCAGGGTTTCCCTGCCAGCATTTGTGCCAGCGTTAATGATGTGATCGTGCATGGTATCCCCACCAAGGAGACTGTGCTTGCCGAAGGTGATCTGGTGTCGATCGACTGCGGCGCGACTTTTGAGGGCTGGGTGGGGGATAGCGCCTGGAGTTTTGGGGTGGGGGAGTTGGCTGATGATGTTCAGGCGTTGAACGCCGCCACCGAGTGGGTGTTGATGGAGGGGTTGAAGGCGATGGTGCCGGGTAACCGTTTGACTGACGTCTCCCATGCGTTGGAGGTCGCCACCCGCAAAGCTGAGCAGAGGTTCGGTGTGCAGCTGGGCATTGTGGATGGTTATGGTGGACACGGTATTGGCCGAACCATGCATGAGGATCCCTATCTTGCCAATGAGGGCAAGCCGGGTCGGGGCCCGGTTATTCAGGAAGGGTCGGTGCTGGCCATTGAGCCGATGTTGACCCTGGGAACCGTGGATTCTGCGGTGTTGGAGGACGATTGGACTGTGGTGACGTTGGATGGTTCTTGGGCGTCTCACTGGGAGCATACGGTTGCTGCTACTGCTGGTGGGCCGCGTATTTTGACGCCGCGTCCGGCTGGTGCTTAA
- the rplO gene encoding 50S ribosomal protein L15, producing MSEPIKLHDLRPAKGANKAKTRVGRGEASKGKTAGRGTKGTKARKQVSAAFEGGQMPLHMRLPKLKGFKNPNKVTYQVVNVADLEKAFPNGGDVTVADIVAAGLARKRQPVKVLGNGDISVKLNVTATKFSTSAKEKIEAAGGTVTEAK from the coding sequence ATGAGCGAACCGATTAAGCTCCACGATCTGCGCCCCGCAAAGGGCGCCAACAAGGCCAAGACCCGCGTTGGTCGCGGTGAAGCCTCCAAGGGTAAGACCGCTGGTCGCGGTACCAAGGGCACCAAGGCTCGCAAGCAGGTTTCCGCTGCTTTCGAGGGTGGCCAGATGCCGCTTCACATGCGTCTGCCGAAGCTGAAGGGCTTCAAGAACCCCAACAAGGTCACCTACCAGGTAGTCAACGTTGCGGACCTCGAGAAGGCCTTCCCCAACGGTGGCGACGTCACCGTTGCTGACATCGTTGCAGCAGGCCTGGCACGCAAGCGCCAGCCCGTTAAGGTCCTCGGTAACGGCGACATCAGCGTCAAGCTGAACGTCACCGCCACCAAGTTCTCGACCTCCGCTAAGGAGAAGATCGAGGCTGCCGGCGGCACCGTCACCGAAGCCAAGTAA
- a CDS encoding adenylate kinase, which translates to MRLVLLGPPGAGKGTQAAILTEKLGVPHISTGDLFRANIGEGTPLGKEAKEYIDAGKLVPTDVTARMVEDRLSQDDAAEGFLLDGFPRTVEQADLLAEMLERHGVKLDGVINYQVDEDTVVERMLGRGRADDNEETIRTRLQVYRNETAPLIDHYGDAVISIKAEGSVEEINEATLKALGK; encoded by the coding sequence ATGAGACTAGTTCTGCTCGGCCCTCCCGGTGCTGGCAAAGGTACCCAGGCCGCTATCTTGACCGAGAAGCTCGGCGTGCCCCACATTTCCACCGGCGATTTGTTCCGTGCCAACATTGGCGAAGGCACCCCGCTGGGCAAGGAAGCCAAGGAATACATCGACGCCGGCAAGCTCGTCCCCACGGATGTCACCGCCCGCATGGTCGAAGACCGACTGTCGCAGGATGACGCCGCGGAAGGCTTCCTGTTGGACGGTTTCCCCCGTACTGTCGAGCAGGCCGATTTGCTGGCTGAGATGCTGGAGCGTCACGGCGTCAAACTTGATGGCGTGATCAACTACCAGGTTGATGAAGACACCGTGGTTGAGCGCATGCTTGGCCGCGGCCGTGCTGATGACAATGAAGAGACCATCCGCACCCGCCTCCAGGTGTACCGCAACGAGACCGCGCCGCTGATCGACCACTATGGCGACGCAGTTATCAGCATCAAGGCTGAGGGTAGCGTTGAGGAGATCAACGAGGCCACCCTCAAGGCTCTCGGCAAGTAG
- the secY gene encoding preprotein translocase subunit SecY, whose translation MSAIVSVVKDADLRKKLLFTLAMIVLYRVGTQIPSPGVDYSSIMQAVKAATQDDTNVYSLINLFSGGALLQLSVFAIGIMPYITASIIVQLLTVVIPHFEELKKEGQSGQSKMMQYTRYLTVALALLQSSGIVALADRGQLLGNGTSVLKADRTPFDLVLMVLVMTAGAVLVMWIGELITERGIGNGMSLLIFAGICTRMPSQGMGILRSSGGVIFAAVLIAVFILIVGVVFIEQGQRRIPVQYAKRQVGRRQYGGTSTYLPLKVNQAGVIPVIFASSLIYVPVLITQIINSAKPTPPDNWWQRNVVQYLQSPGSYQYIILYFILIIFFSYFYVSVQYDPNEQADNMKKYGGFIPGIRPGKPTAQYLGKVMNRLLFVGALYLGLIAVLPNLMMDLGVGGASANVTPFGGTAILILVSVALTTVKQIESQVLQSNYEGFLK comes from the coding sequence GTGTCCGCCATCGTATCGGTCGTCAAGGACGCCGACCTTCGCAAGAAATTGCTTTTTACCCTTGCGATGATCGTGCTGTACCGCGTCGGCACCCAAATCCCCTCGCCTGGCGTGGATTATTCGTCCATCATGCAGGCTGTGAAAGCCGCAACCCAGGACGACACTAACGTCTACTCGCTGATTAACCTCTTCTCGGGTGGAGCGCTACTTCAGCTGTCGGTCTTTGCCATCGGTATCATGCCGTACATTACGGCGTCGATTATTGTTCAGCTGCTGACAGTGGTCATTCCTCACTTCGAGGAGTTGAAGAAGGAAGGGCAGTCCGGCCAGTCGAAGATGATGCAGTACACCCGCTACCTCACGGTGGCGTTGGCGTTGCTGCAGTCCTCCGGCATTGTGGCACTTGCTGATCGTGGCCAGCTGCTTGGCAACGGCACCAGTGTCCTCAAGGCTGATCGCACCCCGTTCGACTTGGTTCTGATGGTGCTTGTGATGACCGCCGGAGCCGTGCTGGTCATGTGGATCGGCGAGTTGATCACGGAGCGTGGCATCGGCAACGGTATGTCCTTGCTGATCTTCGCGGGTATCTGTACCCGTATGCCCAGCCAGGGTATGGGTATCTTGCGTTCCTCCGGCGGCGTCATTTTCGCAGCTGTGTTGATTGCTGTGTTCATCCTCATCGTTGGCGTGGTCTTCATTGAGCAGGGCCAGCGCCGCATCCCGGTGCAGTACGCCAAGCGTCAGGTTGGTCGCCGCCAGTACGGTGGCACCTCCACCTACTTGCCGCTGAAGGTCAACCAGGCTGGTGTGATCCCCGTGATCTTCGCGTCCTCCTTGATCTACGTGCCGGTGCTGATCACCCAGATCATCAACTCGGCTAAGCCCACCCCGCCGGATAACTGGTGGCAGCGCAACGTCGTCCAGTACCTGCAGTCCCCGGGCTCCTACCAGTACATCATTTTGTACTTCATCCTGATCATCTTCTTCTCCTACTTCTATGTGTCGGTTCAGTATGATCCGAACGAGCAGGCGGACAACATGAAGAAGTACGGCGGCTTCATCCCCGGTATCCGCCCGGGTAAGCCCACCGCCCAGTACCTGGGTAAGGTTATGAACAGGCTGTTGTTCGTTGGTGCCCTGTACCTCGGCCTCATTGCGGTTCTTCCGAACCTGATGATGGACCTCGGTGTCGGTGGTGCTTCGGCGAACGTCACCCCCTTCGGTGGTACTGCGATCCTGATTCTCGTGTCCGTCGCCTTGACCACCGTGAAGCAAATCGAAAGCCAAGTTTTGCAAAGTAACTACGAAGGATTCCTCAAATGA